Within the Pseudonocardia alni genome, the region CGACGACCGGTGCGGTCCGCCGCCACCCCAGGTAGCGGTCGGCCTCGACCAGCAGGGCCCCGCCCAGCCACATCGCGACGACCGCGTCGTCGCCGAGGCCGAACACGGTCAGGAACGCCTCGGGCACCAGGTCGACCGGCGACACCAGGTAGGCCAGGGCCATCAGGAACAGCGCGACCCGGCCCTTGCCGAGGTGCGGGTAGGTGCCGCGCCAGGCGTCGCCGGCCATGGCGGGCAGCGCCCGGAACC harbors:
- a CDS encoding YkvA family protein, with the protein product MTAASATAGRRAGRTAAFATLFRALTRRGRPGEPGPVERFRALPAMAGDAWRGTYPHLGKGRVALFLMALAYLVSPVDLVPEAFLTVFGLGDDAVVAMWLGGALLVEADRYLGWRRTAPVVVDGQAQVDRT